The genomic DNA GCTGAAAGGAAGTCGCCTTACAGAGTTTGTAGCTGGAAGATTTGCAGCGAAAGAGGCATATTCAAAAGCTGTAGGTACTGGTATCGGGAAAGAAGTGAGCTTTTTAGATATTGAAGTGAAAAATGATGAAAGAGGTAAGCCGATTCTGATTACAAGTACAGAGTATGTTGTTCATTTATCAATTAGTCATAGTAAGGAATTTGCTGTTGCTCAAGTTGTTTTAGAAAGCTCGTCACGCTAGTCTGCATATTTTATATCTTTGTCTCATATATTTGAGGTAGCGATAAGGAAGGTACATCTTCCATTCATTTATAGGGGCAAAGGGGCTGAAGTGATGAAAAGGCGTCTGTTTTTAGTTCTTGTCGGTTTGTTGACCGTTTTTGTATTGGCGGGTTGTGTGGAAAAGAAACAAGATGATGTCGTGAAAGATTTAGAAGCGAAAGTAAAAGGGATGAAAAGTTATCAAGCTGAAGCGAAATTATCTATTAAAACAGGAAATGAGCCTCAGGAGTATAACGTAGAAATTTGGCATAAGGAACCGTCTTTTTATCGTGTGAATTTAAAGAATGCAAAAAAAGATCAGAGCCAAATTATTTTAAGAAATGAAGAAGGTGTATTTGTATTAACGCCAGCACTTAATAAGAGCTTCCGTTTTCAAAGTGATTGGCCGCAAAATAGCAGCCAGGCTTATTTATATGAATCACTTGTAAGAGATATTTTGCAGGATAAGAAAAACCTTACTTTCGAGAAAACAGATAAGTATTATATTTTTAAAACAAAAACAAACTATCAACATCAAAATATGTTGCCGAAACAAGAGATTACACTGAAGAAGAGCGATTTGACTCCAGTTTCAGTGAAGTTAATGGATAATGATCAAAATGTTCTTGTAAAAGTAGATTTCTCTAAGGTAAAATTCGATGCGAAATTTGATAAAGGTGCATTTGATACGAAACAAAATATGTCTAGAGCGCAGGTAGATGTTCAAACAACAGCGAAAGAAGACAAACCGTTTGCTACTTTGTATCCGCTTGATACACCACAAGGTATGACTCTGCAAGATGAAAAAGAGTTGAAGACAGACAGTGGCAAGCGTGCGATACTCACATACACTGGAAATAAGAAATCCTTTACTTTAATACAAGAAAAGGCAAAAGTTGCAGAGGCTTCATCAGCGGTAAGTGTAAGTGGAGAACCGGTTGATCTTGGGTTTACGATTGGTGCGTTGACGAAAGACTCTGTAACGTGGTCGCATAACGGAGTAGAATATATGCTCGTGTCTAAAGGTTTAGAGCCGAAGGAGCTGTTAATGGTTGCTCGTTCAGTTACAGCGAAGCAGGTGAAGTAAACTTCTTAGACGTGGTGATATATGTGCACCACGTCTTTTCTTAGTTTGAAGGTGGATTTCATAAAAGAAGCATATAAAAGAATAAGCTTCGCATATCGTGTATAAGGAAGTGTATTTATGGAAGAAGCACCATTTTATCGTGACACGTGGGTGGAAGTGGATTTAGATGCCATTTATAACAACGTTACACATATTAAAGAGTTCATCCCAAGTGATGTAGAGATTTTTGCTGTAGTTAAAGCGAACGCATATGGGCACGATTATGTACCGGTTGCTAAAACGGCATTAGAAGCGGGTGCAACAAGGTTAGCTGTTGCTTTTTTAGATGAAGCTCTAGTGCTTCGGAGGGCCGGTATTACTGTGCCGATTTTAGTGTTAGGTCCCTCGCCGCCGCGTGATGTAAATGTAGCTGCTGAAAATGATGTAGCGCTAACTGTTTTTCAAAAAGAATGGGTGGACGAAGCAATTAAACTTTGGGATG from Bacillus cereus G9842 includes the following:
- a CDS encoding LolA family protein, producing the protein MEKKQDDVVKDLEAKVKGMKSYQAEAKLSIKTGNEPQEYNVEIWHKEPSFYRVNLKNAKKDQSQIILRNEEGVFVLTPALNKSFRFQSDWPQNSSQAYLYESLVRDILQDKKNLTFEKTDKYYIFKTKTNYQHQNMLPKQEITLKKSDLTPVSVKLMDNDQNVLVKVDFSKVKFDAKFDKGAFDTKQNMSRAQVDVQTTAKEDKPFATLYPLDTPQGMTLQDEKELKTDSGKRAILTYTGNKKSFTLIQEKAKVAEASSAVSVSGEPVDLGFTIGALTKDSVTWSHNGVEYMLVSKGLEPKELLMVARSVTAKQVK
- the acpS gene encoding holo-ACP synthase, with protein sequence MIIGIGIDIIELNRIEKMLDGKLKFMERILTKNERNVAMELKGSRLTEFVAGRFAAKEAYSKAVGTGIGKEVSFLDIEVKNDERGKPILITSTEYVVHLSISHSKEFAVAQVVLESSSR